A part of Caldicellulosiruptor owensensis OL genomic DNA contains:
- a CDS encoding alpha/beta hydrolase produces the protein MAIFEINFYSKMLKRSTTLMAVLPVDRFDKSFSKKTDVDNLKTLYLLHGYAGNHMDWLYGAQIVELSLRFNVAIFMPSGENSFYLDDEDKEAYYSEFLGRELIEFTRNIFPIPEEKNKTLIGGLSMGGYGALRNGLKYNEVFGGIIALSSALIVHKIAGITPDFNNGIASYKYYRHVFGDLNSLIGSDKDINALAKKLKEEGADIPRIYMACGKDDFLIQENRDLYNYLKQIGLDVTYEEDEGTHDWQFWNKYIFKAFEWVNKVFG, from the coding sequence ATGGCTATTTTTGAGATCAATTTTTATTCAAAAATGTTGAAAAGAAGCACAACACTGATGGCAGTTTTACCTGTAGACAGGTTTGACAAAAGCTTTTCCAAAAAAACAGATGTTGATAATTTAAAGACACTCTATCTTCTGCATGGATATGCAGGGAATCATATGGATTGGCTATATGGTGCACAGATTGTAGAACTGTCTTTACGTTTTAATGTTGCAATATTCATGCCATCCGGGGAAAACAGTTTTTATCTTGATGATGAAGACAAAGAAGCATATTACAGTGAATTTTTAGGCAGAGAGCTGATAGAATTTACAAGAAATATATTTCCAATACCTGAAGAGAAGAACAAGACATTAATTGGCGGGCTTTCAATGGGTGGATATGGTGCGCTGAGAAATGGTTTGAAGTACAATGAGGTGTTTGGAGGAATAATTGCTCTTTCATCAGCCTTGATAGTTCATAAAATAGCTGGTATAACACCTGATTTTAACAACGGAATAGCAAGTTATAAGTATTATAGACATGTATTTGGAGATTTAAATTCTTTGATTGGCAGTGATAAAGATATAAATGCACTTGCTAAAAAGTTGAAAGAAGAGGGTGCAGACATTCCAAGGATATACATGGCATGTGGTAAAGATGATTTTCTTATTCAGGAAAACAGAGACCTTTATAATTACCTAAAACAAATAGGATTAGATGTGACATACGAAGAAGATGAAGGGACTCACGATTGGCAATTCTGGAACAAGTACATCTTCAAGGCTTTTGAATGGGTAAACAAGGTTTTTGGTTAA
- a CDS encoding GH39 family glycosyl hydrolase, giving the protein MKIELYPEKTSGKINKFWTKCVGSCHAATALREDWRRQLRKCRQELGFEYLRCHGWLNDDMSVCFRNEDGKLWFSFFNIDTIIDFLLDIGMKPFIELSFMPEALASGTKTVFHYKGNITPPKSYEEWGQLVEELARHLVKRYGKNEVKEWFFEVWNEPNLKDFFWAGTMEEYFELYKHAAFAIKKVDPDLKVGGPASAIDAWIPELKEFCEKNNVPIDFISTHQYPTDLAFSTSSNMEEAMAKAKRGELADRVKKAIEEASPLPVYYTEWNNSPSPRDPYHDIPYDAAFIVKTIIDIVDLPLGCYSYWTFTDIFEECGQSSLPFHGGFGLLNIHGIPKPSYRAFQILDKLNGEKINAEAEDISPTIDFIATKNNNEIVLIISNHNVPLSPIENENILVTVNGLKGCKEISIERIDEYNANPKRKWVEMGSPEYLNKDQIEELIEASKPKKEVVSWRITGDNQLAFELNILPHSVLGVTIKTE; this is encoded by the coding sequence ATGAAAATAGAACTTTACCCTGAAAAGACTTCAGGGAAAATTAATAAGTTTTGGACAAAATGTGTTGGAAGCTGTCATGCTGCAACTGCTCTGAGAGAAGACTGGAGGAGACAACTAAGAAAATGCAGGCAAGAACTTGGTTTTGAATATCTCAGATGTCATGGATGGCTGAACGATGACATGAGTGTTTGCTTCAGAAATGAAGATGGTAAATTATGGTTTTCGTTTTTCAATATTGATACTATTATAGATTTTTTGCTTGACATTGGGATGAAACCTTTTATCGAACTGAGTTTTATGCCTGAAGCTTTAGCGTCTGGCACAAAAACAGTTTTTCATTACAAAGGGAACATTACTCCTCCAAAATCATATGAAGAATGGGGACAGCTTGTTGAAGAACTTGCAAGACATCTTGTAAAAAGATATGGCAAAAATGAGGTTAAAGAATGGTTTTTTGAGGTATGGAACGAACCAAACTTAAAAGACTTTTTCTGGGCAGGGACAATGGAAGAGTATTTTGAACTTTACAAACATGCAGCATTTGCAATAAAGAAAGTGGACCCTGACTTGAAAGTTGGTGGACCTGCATCGGCAATAGATGCATGGATACCAGAGCTTAAAGAATTTTGTGAGAAAAATAACGTCCCAATTGATTTTATTTCAACTCACCAGTATCCTACGGACCTGGCTTTCAGTACAAGTTCTAATATGGAAGAGGCTATGGCAAAAGCAAAGAGGGGTGAACTTGCAGACAGAGTAAAGAAGGCAATAGAAGAAGCATCACCGTTACCTGTTTATTACACTGAGTGGAACAACTCGCCAAGTCCACGAGACCCGTACCATGACATTCCATATGACGCTGCGTTTATTGTGAAGACTATAATAGATATTGTTGATTTGCCGCTTGGTTGTTATTCGTACTGGACGTTCACAGATATATTTGAAGAATGCGGTCAGAGTTCCTTGCCTTTTCATGGTGGATTTGGACTTTTAAACATTCACGGTATACCAAAACCGTCATACAGAGCATTTCAGATTTTGGATAAGCTAAATGGAGAGAAAATAAATGCAGAGGCAGAAGATATAAGTCCAACTATTGACTTTATAGCTACCAAAAATAATAATGAAATAGTGCTTATAATATCAAACCATAATGTTCCACTATCTCCAATAGAAAACGAAAATATATTGGTTACTGTAAATGGACTTAAAGGGTGTAAAGAAATATCTATAGAGAGGATTGACGAGTATAATGCAAATCCGAAAAGAAAATGGGTTGAGATGGGGAGTCCTGAATATCTCAATAAAGATCAAATCGAGGAACTAATAGAAGCATCAAAACCAAAGAAAGAAGTAGTTTCATGGAGAATTACAGGTGACAATCAGCTTGCATTTGAGTTAAACATTTTGCCTCATTCAGTTCTGGGAGTTACGATAAAAACTGAGTAA
- a CDS encoding endo-1,4-beta-xylanase: MKEKRKWMGVLSSVVLGIVMIFFLTSCSIQSALDQKRAVEKIMGSVNESEDKTNIWGQSPVIGKNENAQNESKKTQKNPGTETAKDYALKDVYADYFLVGAAINGSSVETAAINHPGMAAILKKHFNSTTLSNLMKPQYLLDYEATKKSKDGMPVCRFDSCIPSLEFCRKNGIKMRGHVLVWHNQTPEWFFHKDYDVSKPLVDAATMERRLESYIKQVIEFCQKNYPGVVYCWDVVNEAINDDGTWRENNNNWYTIMRESYVEKAFVFARKYADKNVTLFYNDYNVFLPAKREAIYNLAKKLKVKGLIDGLGLQPTVGLDFPELDSDKSSSSFKKTLEKFAEIGLQIHITELHFEIEGDESNRTPENLKKQADRYYEMMKLLLKEDKENGGPCNITCVTVFGICDDFPMYKNFKQCRYLWDKNCNPKLAFYSFLQAGLDWKASLNKNKKDK, from the coding sequence ATGAAAGAGAAAAGAAAATGGATGGGTGTCCTGTCATCTGTGGTGTTAGGTATAGTGATGATTTTCTTTCTCACCTCATGTTCAATTCAATCTGCTTTGGATCAGAAAAGGGCTGTTGAAAAAATCATGGGCAGCGTAAATGAAAGTGAAGACAAAACAAATATATGGGGGCAATCACCGGTGATTGGAAAAAATGAAAATGCTCAGAATGAATCAAAAAAAACTCAAAAGAATCCTGGAACTGAAACTGCAAAAGATTATGCATTAAAGGACGTGTATGCAGACTATTTTTTGGTTGGAGCAGCGATTAACGGGTCGTCTGTAGAAACTGCTGCTATTAATCATCCTGGGATGGCTGCAATTTTGAAGAAACATTTTAACAGCACCACTCTTTCTAATTTAATGAAACCGCAATACCTTTTGGATTATGAAGCTACAAAAAAGAGCAAAGATGGAATGCCTGTGTGCAGGTTTGACAGTTGTATACCTTCTCTAGAGTTTTGCAGGAAAAATGGTATAAAGATGAGAGGACATGTTCTTGTGTGGCACAATCAGACACCTGAATGGTTTTTCCACAAAGATTACGATGTATCCAAACCACTGGTAGATGCAGCCACAATGGAGCGCAGACTTGAAAGCTATATAAAACAGGTAATTGAATTTTGTCAAAAAAATTACCCAGGTGTTGTCTATTGCTGGGATGTGGTTAATGAAGCTATAAATGATGATGGAACATGGCGTGAAAACAATAATAATTGGTATACTATCATGAGAGAAAGCTATGTAGAAAAAGCATTTGTTTTCGCCAGAAAGTATGCTGATAAAAACGTTACACTATTCTACAACGATTATAATGTTTTTCTTCCTGCCAAAAGAGAGGCTATTTATAATCTTGCGAAAAAACTGAAAGTAAAAGGATTGATTGACGGATTAGGGCTTCAACCTACGGTTGGGCTGGATTTTCCCGAGCTAGATTCTGATAAGTCAAGTTCGAGTTTTAAAAAGACTCTTGAAAAGTTTGCAGAGATAGGGTTACAGATTCATATTACAGAGCTGCATTTTGAAATAGAAGGTGATGAGAGCAATAGAACTCCTGAAAATCTTAAAAAACAGGCAGACAGATATTATGAAATGATGAAGTTGCTTCTCAAAGAAGATAAAGAAAATGGAGGACCGTGTAACATTACATGTGTTACAGTTTTTGGAATATGTGATGATTTTCCAATGTATAAAAACTTCAAACAATGTCGTTATTTATGGGATAAAAACTGTAATCCAAAACTTGCTTTTTATTCATTCCTCCAGGCTGGTCTTGATTGGAAAGCGTCCTTAAATAAAAACAAAAAGGATAAATGA
- a CDS encoding M23 family metallopeptidase — protein sequence MAKNIAKSKTSATATVLDQKKARFVSKDTRDNEFKQNLKEPSIKPEKPLVRADAEKGKKKSKDKKTSERENNSYLYRFWRAISSKTKPAIIKKTHVFKNKPKNFVFSYKHFRKNLLKTILEEILRIVIGLRFIGNIRNSKEGMLKLKISATLVFMIFMIFAIHRIPTTYQKAYAVLLNGSVVGYVKDKTEAQKLFSSLKKEVSIKHGTDEFVFQNSPQLKEIPPGLYKSTSLDSLKNTIIEKGVVLVKRYALFVNSKAYLIFEDSEMPQNILNRLKTIYYKDEARSARFLEKVEIKPIYVKPDMKVVTEQQALNKIMFGKDEVIEYTIKEGDTLWDLARKYNISVDDIFASNPGLTEKIMPGQKIKLTQMTPLVNVVLEKEVEFVDTLPKEVKTIKSDKYYTTQTIVKQEGKDGKARIRAKIVYLNGLEYDRQVISQKILEKPVERIVVVGTKKPPRYFATGRFSYPTWGVLTSRFGYRGRGFHEGIDIAVPWGSNVYAADGGVVEFVGWLGGYGKLIIINHQNGYKTYYGHLSRFLVSPGQKVAKGQLIAKSGSTGRSTGPHLHFEVRKNGVPQNPLVYLRQ from the coding sequence GTGGCAAAGAACATTGCAAAATCTAAGACATCTGCCACAGCCACCGTTTTGGACCAAAAGAAAGCAAGGTTTGTTTCGAAAGATACAAGGGATAATGAATTCAAACAGAATTTAAAAGAGCCGTCGATAAAACCTGAAAAACCTCTTGTGCGGGCAGATGCAGAAAAAGGAAAGAAAAAATCAAAAGATAAAAAAACAAGTGAGAGGGAGAATAATAGTTATTTATATAGATTTTGGAGAGCTATATCTTCAAAGACAAAACCAGCGATAATTAAGAAAACCCATGTTTTCAAAAATAAACCAAAAAACTTTGTTTTTTCCTACAAGCATTTCAGAAAAAATCTTCTAAAAACTATATTAGAGGAGATATTAAGGATAGTTATTGGGTTGAGGTTCATTGGCAATATAAGAAATTCAAAGGAAGGTATGCTAAAGCTAAAGATATCTGCTACTCTGGTATTTATGATTTTTATGATTTTTGCCATACATAGAATTCCAACTACATACCAGAAAGCTTATGCGGTTTTACTAAATGGAAGCGTTGTAGGATATGTAAAGGACAAAACAGAGGCTCAAAAACTCTTCAGTAGCCTGAAAAAAGAAGTATCAATCAAACACGGAACAGACGAATTTGTTTTTCAAAACAGCCCTCAGCTAAAAGAGATTCCGCCCGGTTTGTATAAAAGTACAAGTTTGGATAGTCTTAAAAATACAATAATAGAAAAAGGAGTTGTGCTTGTAAAAAGATATGCGCTTTTTGTAAATTCAAAGGCTTATTTGATATTTGAAGATTCTGAGATGCCTCAAAATATCTTAAACAGGTTAAAAACTATTTACTACAAGGATGAAGCAAGGTCTGCAAGGTTCCTGGAAAAGGTTGAGATAAAACCAATTTATGTAAAGCCAGACATGAAGGTTGTGACAGAACAGCAGGCACTCAATAAAATAATGTTTGGGAAAGATGAGGTAATTGAGTATACAATAAAAGAAGGTGATACTCTCTGGGACCTGGCAAGAAAATACAATATTTCTGTTGATGATATTTTTGCTTCAAACCCGGGACTTACAGAAAAGATAATGCCAGGGCAGAAGATAAAACTTACCCAAATGACTCCACTTGTAAATGTTGTACTTGAAAAAGAAGTGGAGTTTGTAGATACTCTTCCCAAAGAAGTTAAAACTATAAAATCAGATAAATACTATACAACACAAACTATAGTAAAACAGGAAGGAAAAGATGGCAAAGCAAGGATAAGAGCAAAGATAGTGTATTTAAATGGTCTTGAATATGATAGACAGGTAATTTCTCAGAAGATATTAGAAAAGCCTGTGGAGAGGATTGTAGTTGTTGGCACTAAAAAACCACCGAGATATTTTGCAACAGGAAGATTTTCATATCCGACATGGGGTGTTCTGACATCACGATTTGGTTACAGAGGAAGAGGATTTCATGAAGGGATAGACATAGCAGTGCCATGGGGTTCAAATGTGTATGCCGCAGACGGTGGTGTTGTTGAGTTTGTAGGTTGGCTTGGCGGCTATGGTAAACTCATAATCATAAATCATCAAAACGGCTATAAAACCTATTATGGGCATCTTAGTAGATTTTTGGTAAGTCCGGGACAGAAGGTTGCGAAAGGGCAGCTCATTGCAAAAAGCGGTTCAACTGGTAGAAGTACAGGGCCTCATCTTCATTTTGAAGTGAGGAAAAATGGCGTGCCACAAAATCCGCTTGTGTATCTGCGGCAATAA
- the queC gene encoding 7-cyano-7-deazaguanine synthase QueC: MRAVVILSGGMDSTTLLYDVKNQGYEVFAISFLYGQKHSKELEFAKKTCSLLSIPHRIVDISFFAELAPSALTMPDWDVPEGYYTDSTMKQTVVPNRNMVLLSISAAYAISLGAKKLFYGAHAGDHPIYPDCRKEFVEAMKKALYLADYIGLELEAPYVDMKKEDILRRGLELGVDYSLTWSCYKGGQKACGRCGTCTERIEAFKKVGVKDPVEYEIEIDW; the protein is encoded by the coding sequence ATGAGAGCAGTTGTGATTTTATCTGGCGGAATGGACTCAACAACTCTTCTTTACGATGTTAAAAATCAGGGCTATGAAGTTTTTGCAATAAGTTTTCTGTACGGGCAAAAACACTCAAAAGAGCTTGAGTTTGCAAAAAAGACATGCAGTCTTTTATCAATCCCTCACAGGATTGTGGATATTTCATTTTTTGCAGAGCTTGCACCATCTGCACTCACAATGCCTGACTGGGACGTGCCAGAAGGATATTACACCGACAGCACCATGAAACAAACAGTTGTGCCAAACAGGAACATGGTTTTACTTTCTATCTCTGCGGCATATGCTATATCACTTGGTGCAAAAAAGCTTTTTTATGGTGCGCACGCAGGTGACCATCCCATATACCCTGATTGCAGAAAAGAGTTTGTTGAAGCAATGAAAAAGGCACTATATCTTGCTGACTATATAGGTCTTGAACTTGAAGCACCTTATGTTGATATGAAAAAAGAAGACATACTCAGAAGAGGGCTTGAACTTGGAGTAGACTATAGCCTGACATGGTCATGCTACAAGGGTGGTCAAAAAGCCTGTGGCAGGTGTGGAACTTGTACAGAGCGGATTGAAGCTTTCAAAAAAGTGGGCGTGAAAGACCCAGTTGAATATGAAATTGAGATTGATTGGTAA
- a CDS encoding RidA family protein, with amino-acid sequence MKKCIVSNDAPKPVGPYSHAVQAGNFLFVSGQLAINPMSGKIEGEDIKAQTQLVFKNIEAILKEAGFSFEDVVKVNVYLSSLEDFAKFNEIYSTIFTQNFPARTTVEAKLLPGALIEVDVIAAKE; translated from the coding sequence ATGAAAAAATGTATTGTTTCAAATGATGCTCCAAAGCCAGTAGGTCCATATTCACATGCTGTTCAAGCAGGAAATTTCCTTTTTGTCTCAGGACAGCTTGCCATAAACCCAATGTCCGGAAAAATAGAAGGTGAGGATATAAAAGCTCAAACACAGCTTGTTTTTAAGAATATTGAAGCTATTTTAAAAGAAGCTGGATTTTCTTTCGAAGATGTTGTCAAAGTAAATGTATATTTGTCTTCGCTTGAAGATTTTGCAAAGTTCAATGAAATTTACTCCACAATCTTTACGCAGAATTTTCCTGCAAGAACAACTGTTGAGGCAAAGCTTCTACCAGGTGCATTGATTGAAGTTGATGTGATCGCAGCAAAGGAGTGA
- a CDS encoding zinc ribbon domain-containing protein encodes MFFIGIFGIEEKAKAIRQIDVTICPFCSRKGNHTLLKVYNYFHFFFIPLFRWNVRYFLQTSCCNRIYIITNQQLAHDLERGIDTPITLADVELFRKFEPSYGFEDESSDFCPNCQRRVSKTFLYCPYCGNKLE; translated from the coding sequence ATGTTTTTTATAGGTATTTTTGGTATCGAAGAGAAGGCAAAAGCTATACGGCAAATAGATGTGACAATTTGTCCTTTTTGCTCAAGAAAAGGAAACCATACTTTGCTTAAAGTTTATAACTATTTTCATTTTTTCTTTATTCCACTTTTCAGGTGGAATGTTAGGTATTTTTTGCAAACAAGCTGTTGCAATCGAATTTATATAATTACAAATCAGCAACTTGCTCATGATTTGGAACGTGGAATTGACACTCCAATTACTCTTGCCGATGTTGAGCTTTTCAGAAAATTTGAACCTTCATATGGATTTGAGGATGAAAGCTCTGATTTTTGTCCAAACTGTCAGAGAAGAGTTTCAAAGACTTTTTTGTACTGTCCTTATTGTGGCAACAAGCTTGAATAA
- a CDS encoding MoaD/ThiS family protein — protein MKVIFVGKNKEVEVKGPKTVVNLAKELNITLEANVFIRNGEIVAPDDVLNDEDTIEVISAVSGG, from the coding sequence GTGAAGGTAATATTTGTGGGTAAAAATAAAGAGGTTGAAGTAAAAGGACCAAAGACAGTTGTAAATCTTGCTAAAGAGCTAAATATAACTTTAGAAGCAAACGTGTTCATCAGAAATGGCGAGATAGTTGCACCTGATGATGTTTTAAATGATGAAGACACAATTGAGGTTATCTCAGCGGTCTCAGGTGGTTAG
- a CDS encoding TIGR00269 family protein, whose product MKCVRCKGKGIIYLKRHNAAFCQDCFLYYYNNQVKKNIKKHRMFDKKDKILVVISGGKDSMALWHILAKEGYNVTGMYINLGIGQYSDKSQQVVESFAQKNGLELIVKDIKKEYGLDIYKLSKLLKRSTCSVCGSIKRYLFNKIAYDGGFSAVATGHNLDDEAATLLGNVLSWEEGYLARQSPVLESIHPKLVKKVKPLYTLTERENLFYVLINKIEFLHDECPHAVGARSIMYKDVLNRLEEESPGTKQRFITSFLEKGRKHFQDVYEKVELKECSICGQVTTTDVCSFCRFVRLSNQNTEN is encoded by the coding sequence TTGAAGTGTGTCAGGTGTAAAGGAAAGGGCATAATTTATCTCAAGCGACACAATGCAGCTTTTTGTCAGGATTGTTTTTTATATTATTACAATAATCAGGTAAAGAAAAATATAAAAAAGCACAGAATGTTTGACAAAAAGGATAAGATTTTGGTGGTCATCTCCGGTGGAAAGGACAGCATGGCTCTGTGGCACATATTAGCAAAAGAAGGATACAATGTTACAGGGATGTATATAAACCTTGGAATTGGCCAGTATTCTGACAAATCACAGCAGGTTGTGGAAAGCTTTGCGCAAAAAAATGGTCTTGAGCTTATTGTAAAAGACATTAAAAAAGAGTATGGACTTGACATTTACAAGCTTTCAAAGCTTTTGAAAAGAAGCACGTGTTCAGTTTGCGGTTCGATAAAAAGGTACCTTTTTAACAAAATAGCATATGACGGCGGGTTCTCAGCTGTTGCAACAGGTCACAACCTTGACGATGAAGCTGCAACACTTTTGGGAAATGTTCTTTCGTGGGAAGAAGGATATCTGGCAAGACAGTCGCCTGTTCTTGAATCCATTCATCCAAAGCTTGTAAAAAAAGTAAAACCGCTTTATACTCTCACAGAGCGTGAAAACCTGTTTTATGTTCTTATAAACAAGATAGAATTTTTGCATGATGAATGTCCTCATGCCGTTGGTGCGAGGTCAATTATGTACAAAGATGTTTTAAACAGGCTTGAAGAGGAAAGTCCGGGAACAAAGCAGCGTTTTATAACAAGCTTTCTTGAAAAAGGAAGGAAACATTTTCAGGATGTCTATGAAAAGGTTGAGCTAAAAGAGTGCAGCATCTGCGGTCAGGTTACAACAACAGATGTCTGTTCATTTTGCAGGTTTGTAAGACTGTCAAACCAGAATACAGAAAACTAA
- the queE gene encoding putative 7-carboxy-7-deazaguanine synthase QueE — MKFNVVEKFVSIEGEGIRSGYPAVFVRFAGCNLSCSWCDTKYATENPKYEQIDIDTLLSFIASSGIKRVTLTGGEPLIQPYIYILIDRLIYEGFEVNIETNGSVSIKHVPRNAIITMDYKCPSSGMEDRMIVDNIHFLGQKDVLKFVVGTYEDLKSAERIIKTFKPRCNIFFSPVFGKIEPAEIVKFLLENGLFDARVQLQLHKIIWSENSRGV; from the coding sequence ATTAAATTTAATGTGGTTGAAAAATTTGTTAGCATTGAGGGAGAAGGTATCCGAAGTGGGTACCCTGCGGTGTTTGTCAGGTTTGCAGGATGTAATCTCAGCTGCTCTTGGTGCGACACAAAGTATGCAACTGAAAATCCAAAATATGAGCAAATTGATATTGATACTCTTTTGAGCTTTATAGCTTCTTCTGGCATCAAAAGGGTTACTCTCACAGGTGGAGAACCTCTTATTCAACCATACATTTACATATTGATTGACAGGCTCATCTACGAAGGATTTGAAGTCAACATTGAAACAAACGGGTCTGTCAGCATAAAACATGTACCAAGAAATGCTATAATAACCATGGATTATAAGTGCCCATCAAGCGGTATGGAAGACAGGATGATAGTTGATAATATTCACTTTCTTGGTCAAAAAGATGTGCTCAAGTTTGTTGTTGGCACATATGAAGATTTAAAAAGTGCTGAAAGAATAATAAAGACCTTCAAGCCAAGGTGCAATATCTTTTTCAGTCCAGTGTTTGGTAAAATAGAACCAGCGGAGATTGTAAAGTTTTTGCTTGAAAATGGGCTTTTTGATGCAAGGGTCCAGCTTCAGCTTCATAAGATAATATGGTCAGAAAATAGCAGAGGGGTGTGA
- a CDS encoding MarR family winged helix-turn-helix transcriptional regulator: MELREKKIKLLKLLKEVSIKVKDALRYRDDNVNIPASHWMLMNVLDRNGEMKVGDLSKFLGLSNSTVSGIIDKLEEQGYVERRRSNEDRRVVWVKTTQKFKDSLKQHFKEAEKQFEGILSKATEEELDKIIEGFETLKKVLEKR, translated from the coding sequence ATGGAATTAAGAGAAAAAAAGATTAAATTATTAAAACTTTTAAAAGAGGTGTCTATAAAGGTTAAAGATGCGCTGAGGTACAGGGATGATAATGTAAATATACCTGCTTCTCACTGGATGCTTATGAATGTTCTTGATAGGAATGGGGAAATGAAGGTTGGAGATTTAAGTAAATTTTTAGGGCTATCGAACAGTACAGTCTCTGGTATAATAGACAAACTTGAGGAGCAGGGCTATGTTGAGAGAAGAAGAAGCAACGAAGATAGAAGAGTTGTGTGGGTAAAGACCACTCAAAAGTTCAAGGACAGTCTAAAGCAGCATTTTAAAGAAGCTGAAAAACAGTTTGAAGGTATTTTGAGCAAAGCAACTGAAGAGGAATTGGATAAAATTATCGAAGGTTTTGAAACTCTTAAAAAAGTTTTGGAAAAACGGTAA